A genome region from Mycobacterium sp. 3519A includes the following:
- a CDS encoding cytosine permease: MSALTEPTFAGHRPAAAGDLSVETHGIAPIPEDQRYGSPARLFTVWFAPQVNMTGVFTGALAIVLGLGFWLGLLAMVIGTALGSLVVAYLSTWGPRTGTGQLPNSRMAFGGAVVLPAVLQWLGTIAWDALVGLFGGQALALLVGIPFWLAVLIVLAVQAAVGFFGYELIHRLQAVLTVVLFVTFVVFAVKLVSGEDIITPAGAEGANLAGAFVLEVTIAFSLAVSWASYAADFSRYLPATSPKTRVFGFTFAGIMLGYTFIQGIGVAAGNVVSDQTAEGVRTVMGGGVLGGLALLIIALASIGSGVMNDYSGSLALQTIGVKVRRPVSALMVAVLAYPLILWLNDVDTAPRFQAVLLLVSYWIPAFVAIVAVDWLLRIDGRASINPAEETTGRRDAAVAVVVFLLAYVAAVPFMNTSLFEGPIAKAWHGADIAYFVNLTVAALLYGGYRWLSRPVNRDK, encoded by the coding sequence ATGAGCGCGCTGACCGAACCGACCTTCGCAGGCCACCGACCCGCGGCCGCAGGCGATCTCTCAGTCGAGACGCACGGCATCGCGCCGATCCCGGAAGACCAGCGATACGGTTCGCCGGCCCGGTTGTTCACCGTGTGGTTCGCGCCCCAGGTCAACATGACCGGCGTGTTCACCGGCGCGCTGGCGATCGTGCTCGGCCTCGGCTTCTGGCTGGGTCTGCTCGCGATGGTGATCGGCACCGCGCTCGGCTCCCTGGTGGTCGCCTATCTGTCGACGTGGGGCCCGCGCACCGGCACCGGGCAGTTACCCAACTCGCGGATGGCCTTCGGTGGCGCGGTGGTATTGCCCGCGGTGCTGCAATGGCTGGGCACCATCGCGTGGGACGCACTCGTCGGGTTGTTCGGCGGGCAGGCGCTGGCGCTGTTGGTCGGCATTCCGTTCTGGCTCGCGGTGCTGATCGTGCTCGCGGTACAGGCGGCGGTCGGCTTCTTCGGCTACGAGCTCATCCACCGCCTGCAGGCCGTGCTGACCGTGGTGCTGTTCGTGACGTTCGTGGTGTTCGCGGTGAAACTGGTCAGCGGAGAAGACATCATCACGCCAGCAGGCGCGGAAGGCGCCAACCTGGCGGGCGCGTTCGTGCTCGAGGTGACCATCGCGTTCAGCCTCGCGGTGTCATGGGCCTCCTACGCCGCCGACTTCAGCCGCTACCTGCCCGCCACCTCACCGAAAACGCGGGTCTTCGGTTTCACGTTCGCCGGAATCATGTTGGGCTACACCTTCATTCAAGGCATTGGCGTCGCCGCGGGCAACGTGGTGTCCGACCAGACCGCCGAGGGTGTGCGGACGGTGATGGGCGGCGGCGTGCTGGGCGGGTTGGCGCTGCTGATCATCGCGCTGGCCTCGATCGGTTCCGGAGTGATGAACGACTACAGCGGATCGCTCGCGCTGCAGACCATCGGCGTCAAGGTGCGACGGCCGGTGTCGGCGCTGATGGTGGCGGTGCTGGCGTATCCGCTGATCCTGTGGCTCAACGATGTCGACACCGCGCCGAGGTTTCAGGCTGTGCTGCTGTTGGTCAGCTACTGGATCCCGGCGTTCGTCGCGATCGTGGCCGTCGACTGGCTGTTGCGCATCGACGGCAGGGCGAGCATCAACCCGGCGGAGGAAACCACCGGCCGCCGGGATGCGGCCGTCGCGGTCGTCGTCTTCCTGCTGGCGTATGTCGCTGCGGTGCCGTTCATGAACACCTCGCTGTTCGAGGGGCCCATCGCCAAGGCCTGGCACGGCGCGGACATCGCGTACTTCGTCAACCTCACAGTGGCCGCGCTGCTCTATGGCGGCTACCGCTGGCTGTCGCGGCCGGTGAACCGCGACAAATAG
- a CDS encoding P1 family peptidase, translating to MTHTSDGRPRARGLGIRLPGEPGPLNTITDVDGVAVGVATLIDGAAVRTGVTAILPRGRDGVGQPCAAGWYSLNGNGEMTGTTWIDEAGSFNLPVVLSNTHAVGACHTGVVGWVNRVNPGLARQWLLPVCAETWDGYLNDINGGHVRPEHVEAALDAATTGPVAEGSVGGGTGMNCYEFKGGNGTASRRVDYGSRTFTVAAFVQANFGSRAELTVAGIHVGPRLLDDNPLGGDWFEVDLGLKPPPGGGSVIAIIATDAPLLPGQCKALARRVPLGLARTGTAGSHFSGDIFLAFSTADVPGLASAFPVGPVRDDEFGTLTFVPWGRMDDLYTAVVQAVEEAVLNALVVNSDMVGRDGHRSPALPHDRLLALLS from the coding sequence ATGACCCACACCAGTGACGGCAGGCCCCGCGCACGCGGGCTCGGCATCCGGCTGCCCGGTGAGCCGGGACCGCTCAACACGATCACCGACGTCGACGGCGTGGCCGTCGGCGTCGCGACGTTGATCGACGGCGCGGCGGTGCGCACCGGCGTCACCGCGATCCTGCCGCGCGGCCGCGACGGCGTCGGCCAGCCGTGCGCGGCGGGCTGGTATTCGCTCAACGGCAACGGCGAGATGACCGGCACCACGTGGATCGACGAGGCCGGATCGTTCAATCTGCCTGTCGTACTGTCGAATACGCACGCGGTCGGCGCCTGCCACACCGGCGTCGTGGGCTGGGTCAATCGGGTCAACCCTGGGCTGGCGCGGCAGTGGCTGCTTCCGGTGTGCGCCGAGACGTGGGACGGCTACCTCAACGACATCAACGGTGGCCACGTCCGACCCGAGCACGTGGAGGCCGCGCTCGACGCGGCCACGACGGGACCGGTGGCCGAAGGTTCGGTCGGCGGCGGCACCGGGATGAACTGTTACGAATTCAAGGGCGGCAACGGCACCGCGTCGCGCCGAGTCGATTACGGGTCGAGAACATTCACCGTGGCGGCGTTCGTGCAGGCGAACTTCGGCTCGCGGGCCGAACTGACCGTCGCCGGAATCCATGTCGGTCCGCGCCTGCTGGACGACAATCCGCTCGGCGGCGATTGGTTCGAGGTCGATCTCGGCCTCAAACCGCCGCCGGGCGGGGGGTCCGTCATCGCGATCATCGCCACCGATGCCCCGCTGCTCCCTGGACAGTGCAAGGCGCTGGCCCGGCGCGTTCCGCTGGGCCTGGCGCGCACCGGAACGGCGGGCAGCCACTTCTCCGGCGACATCTTCCTGGCCTTCTCGACCGCGGATGTGCCGGGTTTGGCCAGCGCGTTTCCCGTCGGCCCCGTCCGCGACGATGAGTTCGGCACGCTGACGTTCGTGCCATGGGGCCGGATGGACGACCTCTACACCGCTGTCGTACAGGCCGTGGAGGAGGCGGTGCTCAACGCACTCGTCGTCAACAGCGACATGGTCGGCCGCGACGGCCACCGCTCCCCCGCCCTCCCGCACGACCGACTGCTGGCGCTGTTGAGTTAG
- a CDS encoding MFS transporter has translation MVETEATRSGAGVKPGLLIAGLSIVVLTVAVLQTAVVPVLGVIADQLNVSAVATSWVVTANLLAAAAATPLIGRLADLHSKKRVLLTVLVVVLAGSILAATTTSLALLVVARVLQAASYGLYPISIAILREELPDDRMGSAMSVLSGTLGFGGGTGLVVVGLLMSGQAGYHRVFWLTTAFTVVVIAIALLVVPDRARTATGTIDWVGAFGLAAGLSAVLLAITQGHSWGWTALPTVGCAACGVLTLCGWWFWERRARQPLVSTKMMTRRPIMLTNLATVFVGMGLYFAFLGLTQFVQIPSDAAGYGFGATVLQASVIYLLPGALTGFLVALVSGRFIDRFGASPVLIVAAVAGIAGFLFIAFAHDAPWQIIAASILANAYISLGYGALPALVVAEVDATETGVATSMNAIARTIGSALAAALVAVLLGRTLNGVPMESSFVAIFAGGAITAALAMVLIAFSRPRRTTIESVEARYESRAMNHEWG, from the coding sequence GTGGTCGAGACCGAAGCGACACGGTCCGGCGCAGGCGTGAAGCCGGGACTGCTCATTGCCGGTCTGTCGATCGTGGTGCTGACGGTCGCGGTGCTGCAGACCGCCGTCGTTCCGGTGCTCGGTGTCATCGCCGACCAACTGAACGTCTCGGCGGTCGCGACGAGTTGGGTCGTCACCGCGAACCTGCTCGCCGCCGCGGCCGCCACCCCGCTGATCGGCCGACTCGCCGACCTGCACAGCAAGAAGCGGGTGCTGCTGACCGTGCTGGTGGTCGTCCTCGCCGGTTCGATCCTCGCCGCCACCACGACGTCGCTGGCGTTGCTGGTCGTCGCCCGCGTGCTGCAGGCGGCCTCATACGGCCTGTATCCGATCAGCATCGCGATCCTTCGCGAGGAACTGCCCGACGACCGAATGGGCTCGGCGATGTCGGTGCTGTCGGGCACGTTGGGCTTCGGCGGCGGCACCGGCCTGGTGGTGGTCGGCCTGCTGATGAGCGGGCAGGCCGGCTATCACCGCGTCTTCTGGCTGACGACGGCGTTCACGGTCGTCGTGATCGCGATCGCGCTGCTCGTCGTGCCCGACCGCGCACGCACTGCGACCGGGACCATCGACTGGGTCGGTGCGTTCGGGTTGGCCGCCGGCCTCTCGGCGGTGCTGTTGGCCATCACGCAGGGCCACTCGTGGGGTTGGACGGCGCTGCCCACCGTGGGCTGCGCGGCGTGCGGCGTGCTGACCCTCTGCGGTTGGTGGTTCTGGGAGCGCCGCGCCAGGCAGCCGCTGGTATCGACCAAGATGATGACCCGACGGCCTATCATGCTCACCAACCTCGCCACCGTTTTCGTCGGCATGGGCTTGTACTTCGCCTTCCTCGGCCTCACCCAGTTCGTCCAAATCCCTTCCGACGCAGCGGGATACGGCTTCGGCGCGACCGTCCTGCAGGCCAGCGTCATCTACCTGCTACCGGGTGCGTTGACCGGCTTTCTGGTGGCTCTGGTCAGCGGCCGGTTCATCGACCGTTTCGGCGCCAGCCCGGTTCTGATCGTCGCCGCCGTCGCAGGCATCGCGGGCTTCCTATTCATCGCGTTCGCGCACGACGCGCCGTGGCAGATCATCGCCGCGAGCATCCTGGCCAACGCCTACATCAGCCTCGGCTACGGTGCGCTACCCGCGCTGGTGGTGGCCGAAGTCGACGCAACCGAGACCGGCGTCGCGACGAGCATGAACGCGATCGCGCGGACCATCGGCAGCGCGCTGGCCGCCGCACTGGTCGCGGTGTTGCTCGGCCGCACCCTCAACGGCGTCCCGATGGAGAGCAGTTTCGTCGCGATCTTCGCGGGCGGCGCGATCACCGCGGCCCTGGCGATGGTGCTGATCGCGTTCTCCCGACCACGGCGCACGACGATCGAATCCGTCGAGGCACGCTACGAATCCCGCGCCATGAACCACGAGTGGGGTTAA
- a CDS encoding SRPBCC family protein encodes MAKVDVAVSTSLSPEKAWALASDLRRFDEWLTIFNGWRSEVPSQIEVGTCVSSCIRVKGVRNVIHWRVTRYDEPELIELVGRGRPGIRIGLCVHVVDNDPGTTFRVVADLSGGVLNTPVGNFVAKLIRNDVRKSVENLAALG; translated from the coding sequence ATGGCGAAGGTTGATGTAGCGGTGTCGACGAGTCTGAGTCCCGAGAAGGCATGGGCGCTGGCATCGGACCTGCGTCGCTTCGACGAGTGGCTGACGATCTTCAACGGCTGGCGCAGCGAGGTGCCGTCGCAGATCGAGGTCGGTACGTGTGTGTCGTCCTGCATCCGGGTCAAGGGTGTCCGCAACGTCATCCACTGGCGGGTGACCCGCTACGACGAGCCCGAGTTGATCGAGTTGGTCGGCCGCGGCCGTCCCGGAATCCGCATCGGCCTGTGCGTTCACGTGGTCGACAACGATCCCGGCACCACCTTCCGGGTGGTCGCCGACCTGTCCGGCGGTGTGCTGAACACTCCGGTGGGGAACTTCGTGGCGAAACTGATCCGAAACGACGTGCGCAAGTCCGTGGAGAATCTCGCGGCACTGGGTTAA
- a CDS encoding ABC transporter ATP-binding protein, with product MEIDHVTKRFGDYVAVTEADFSIASGEFFSMLGPSGCGKTTTLRMIAGFETPTEGAIRLEGADVSRVPPHKRNVNTVFQHYALFPHMTVWDNVAYGPRSRKKSAKLSTAEVRKRVDELLEIVRLTDFAQRKPAQLSGGQQQRVALARALVNYPSALLLDEPLGALDLKLRHAMQFELKRIQREVGITFIYVTHDQEEALTMSDRIAVMNAGNVDQIGTPTEIYDRPSTVFVASFIGQANLWAGKQTGRVNRDFVEVEVLGTKLKARPGDTTIESGGHATLMVRPERVRVSMDAPTGDVATVRATVTDLTFQGPVVRLSMAAPDESTIVAHVGAEQDLPMLRPGDEVHVCWAPEASLVLPAADIPTTEDLEEMLDDS from the coding sequence ATTGAGATTGATCATGTCACCAAACGGTTCGGCGACTACGTCGCCGTAACCGAAGCCGACTTCTCCATCGCGTCGGGCGAGTTCTTCTCGATGCTCGGCCCGTCGGGCTGTGGGAAGACGACGACATTGCGGATGATCGCTGGTTTCGAGACGCCGACCGAGGGCGCGATCCGGCTGGAGGGCGCCGACGTGTCGCGCGTCCCTCCGCACAAACGCAACGTCAACACGGTGTTCCAGCACTACGCGCTGTTCCCGCACATGACGGTATGGGACAACGTCGCGTACGGACCGAGGAGCCGGAAGAAGTCCGCCAAGTTGAGCACCGCCGAGGTCCGCAAGCGGGTCGACGAGTTGCTCGAGATCGTGCGGCTCACCGACTTCGCCCAGCGCAAGCCCGCGCAGTTGTCCGGCGGCCAGCAGCAGCGGGTGGCACTGGCCCGTGCGCTGGTGAACTACCCCAGCGCGCTGCTGCTCGACGAACCACTCGGTGCACTCGACCTCAAACTGCGTCACGCCATGCAGTTCGAGCTCAAGCGCATCCAGCGGGAGGTCGGGATCACGTTCATCTACGTGACCCACGACCAGGAGGAAGCGCTCACGATGAGCGACCGGATCGCGGTGATGAACGCGGGCAACGTCGACCAGATCGGCACCCCGACGGAGATCTACGACCGGCCGTCGACGGTGTTCGTGGCGAGCTTCATCGGACAGGCCAACCTGTGGGCAGGCAAGCAGACCGGCCGGGTCAACCGCGACTTCGTCGAGGTCGAGGTGCTTGGCACGAAGTTGAAGGCGCGCCCCGGCGACACCACGATCGAATCCGGCGGCCACGCCACGCTGATGGTGCGACCGGAGCGGGTGCGGGTGTCGATGGACGCGCCGACCGGAGACGTCGCGACGGTACGCGCGACGGTCACGGACCTGACGTTCCAAGGCCCGGTTGTGCGGTTGTCGATGGCCGCGCCTGACGAGTCGACGATCGTCGCGCACGTCGGCGCTGAGCAGGATCTGCCGATGCTGCGACCCGGTGACGAGGTCCATGTCTGCTGGGCACCCGAGGCTTCGCTGGTGCTGCCCGCTGCGGATATCCCCACCACCGAGGATCTCGAAGAGATGCTCGACGACTCTTAA